In Sphingomonas sp. M1-B02, the sequence AGACCTTCCTGGGGCTCGAGCTAGGCGCGATCCTGTTCATGGCGGCGGGGATTGCGGTCGCGGCGATCCTGGCCGACCGGGGCGGGGCGACTCGGGTGCTGGCGCTGGGCTGCATCGTCACGATCCCGGTGGGACTGACGATGGCATCTTTGCTCCCCGGCGGATCGCTGCCGAGCGTCTTCCTGTGGCTCGCTTTCGCGCTCTTCACGATGGGCTTCGTCTATGGCCCGCTGGGGGGATGGCTGCCTAGCCTGTTCCCGGCGCGGGTGCGCTATACCGGCGTGTCGGTGACCTTCAACATCGGCGGGATCGTCGGCGGCGGGCTTACCCCGCTGATCGCCGAGGCGCTGGTGACGCGGAGCGGGCTTATGTCGGTCGGCTATTATCTGGCGGGGGCGGGCATGCTGAGCCTGATCGGGCTTTGGATGCTCAGGCGACGCGTAGCAGCGTGATTCGCGCCTTGCCGTGGACGCGGCTGGCGTCGATCGCGAAGCCGGCGACGTCGACCTGCTCTTCCTTCGCGGTCTCGATGCTGATCCAGGTCGCAGGGCTCGTCCAGCCGAGGCGGCCGAGCTTGTCGAGCGCCACGGCGCCCGCGCCGGTGCCATAAGGCGGGTCCATCAGGATCAGGTCGAGCGGCTTGATCGCGCTGCCGAGCGCGAGCGCCGAGGTGGGGCGGACGTCGGCCCCCTTTGCGCCGAGCTTGGCGACATTGGCCTTGAGCGTATCGAGCGCGGCCTTGTCCTGCTCGACGAACAGGCAGGTGGCGGCGCCGCGCGACAATGCTTCGAGGCCGAGGGCGCCCGAGCCAGCGAAGAGATCGGCGACGGCTAGCCCCTCGAAGCTGCCGAGGCGGCTGGTGAGCATCGAGAAGAGCGCCTCGCGGGTGCGATCGGCGGTGGGACGGGTGGCGTCGCCTTTTGGCGATACGAGGGGGCGGCCGCGCCAGGTGCCGGCAATGATCCGCATTATTTACGCGACCGGGTCGGGCGCTTGGGCTTGGCGGGCTTGCCGCGACCGTCCGAAGGGCCGCGGGTGCGCGGGAGCTTGCGCGGTCCGTCGCCGATCTCGCCCGAGCGGGGTTCCTGCGTGTCGCGATGCGCGCGGGCGCGGGCGGCGCGGGCGGGCTTCTCGATCGCCTCGCTGCGCGCGGGACGGCCGGGATCGGCGCGGCCCGGAGTCACGCGCGGGGTGAAGCGGGCTTCCTTGCGATCTGGACGCGGCGCATCGCTCGCTTCGGCGGGGGCGTTGCAGCCGGCGCCGCGGCGCGCGGGGGCTTCGGCCCGGGCGAGCCGTTCCTGACGGGGGACGACGGTTCGCTTGGGGAAGCGATTCTCGCCCGAGCTGCCGAAGGGCTTGCCGACGAGCGGGCCGCGGCGGGGGACTTCCTCGCGCGGAGCATCGCTGTGATTCGGAGCAACGCGCGTAGGGAAGCGTGCTTCGCCGCCGGGCGCTTCGGGACGCGGCGTCGAGTGGCGGGCGGCACCGGCGGCGCGGGTCGCCGAACGCTCGGGCTCGCGGCGCGGGCCGGGGCGGACCGGCTCGGGCCTGGGCGCGGGCGAGGCGACGACGCGGGCGCGGACCGCGAATTGCAGGTTCGACGCCGCCTTGCCGCCGCCGGGCTTGCTCAGCACGGTGCGGAAGGTGTTGAGATCGCTCGCGCGGATCTCGTCGACGTCGCCGATCGGAAGATCGCCGAGATAGAAGGGCCCGTAGCGGGTGCGGATCAAGCGGCTGACCTGGAGGCCGAGATGTTCGAGCACGCGGCGGACTTCGCGGTTCTTGCCCTCGGTCAGCGTCATCTCGATCCACAAATTGGCGCCGGTGCGCCGCTCGATATTGGCGTTGATCGATCCGTAGCGGACGCCCTCGATCTCGACGCCGAGCATCAGTTCCTCGAGCTGGGCCTGGGTGACATGGCCATAAGCGCGGGCGCGATAGCTGCGCTCGACGCCGGTCGACGGCAGTTCGAGCTCGCGCTTGAGTTCGCCGTCGGTGGTGAGGAGCAGCAGCCCCTCGGTGCCCAGATCGAGCCTTCCGACCGGGATCACGCGGGGTAGGCCCGGGGGCAGGCGATCGTAGATCGTCGGCCTTCCGGTGAAGTCGCGCTCGGCGGTCAGCAGCCCGGCGGGCTTGTGATAGCGGAACAGCCGCGCCGGCTCGGGCGCCTCGACCGGATTGCCGTCGACGGTGACGCCTTCGAGCGAGGTGAGAAGAGTGGCGGGGGTATCGAGCACGACGCCGTTGAGCGCGATGCGCCCATCGGCGATCATGCGTTCGATTTCGCGACGCGACGCGATTCCGGCACGGGCGAGCAGCTTCGCGATGCGCTGCGATTCTTTGGCGTTGGACGGGGGCACCGCGGCGATATAGCGATAATGCTCGGCACGGCAAAATTATTGCGGCGCCGAACGGGTTTTCGGGCGTTAGCGACGGAGCGGGGGCATCGGATCCCGCTGCGCATGAAGGCAAAGCGATGTTGTTCGGCAAGAAGAAGCGACTGATCGAGCGGCTGTTGATCGTCGAGGACGAGCCGCTGGTGGCTTTCGACACCGAACATTTCCTGACCGGCGAAGGGTTCACGATCGTCGCGACGGTCGATTCGGTGGCCGATGGGCTGGCGGCAGTGGACGAGGCGGAGGAGATCGATCTCGTGCTGGTCGATGTCAGCCTGGCCGACGGCAGCGGCGTCGAAGTGGCCGAAGCCGCGCATGCCCGCGGAATCCAGGTGCTGTTCGTGACCGGCAACTTCCCCGAGGAGGCGCGGCGGCTGGCCGCGGGCTGCCTGGCCAAACCCTATCCGCACCGCGACCTGCTCGCCGCGATCCTGGCGATCGAGGCGGTGATCGAAGGCAACACGCCCAAGAAGCTGCCGGGCAGTTTCAGCCTGTTCGGGGCGTAAGCGCGCGATCCACGGCATCGTGGAAGCTGCGGATGCCGCGTTCGAGCGTGCCGAGCGTAAGCCGGTCGAGCGAGCCCGAGGCGAGGCCCTGCTGGCCCAGTTCGCAGGCGCGGAAATCCTCGCCCGCGAAGGCGCCGCCATCGAGCAGTTCCCAGCCGCGCTCCCAATGGGCCAGCGCCTTCTCGGTCGCCGAGGCTTGCGGGATCAGCATGAAATCCTCCACGAGGACGCGATCCGCCGCCTGGGGCATCAGCACCATCAGGTTGATATAGTCCGGGCTGACCACGAGCACGGTGCCGGGGAACATCTGATAGGTGTAGGTGATCGCGCTGCGCAGCGTCGCCCAGTCGCTCGACGACAAAGCGGCATGCCCCGCCTCGCGGCCGACCGCCGAGCGCTGGTGCGGGCCGATCGCGTCGGCGGTGGAGACGCCGTCCTTGAAGAAGGGCGCGATCGTGCCCGCGTGGAGCCGCTGGATATGATAGCCTTCGAGGAAGGCGTCCATGATCAGCTTCCAATTGGCGCGTACATCATGCGTGCGGCGGCGGAACAGATGCTGGCCGGCGAGATCGAACGCCTCGAAATCGCGGGCTAGCGTTTCCGCTTCGCCGAAGTCGGCGCTTTCGTCGAAGCTGAACCAGATCAAGCCGCCCGCCTCGTGGGTCGGCAGGCGCTTCAGCCCATGCTCGGATTTGTCGAGGCCGGGGAAGGTGTCGGCGCGGGGCAGGCCGGTGAGGCGGCCGTCGAGCGCATAGGTCCAGGCATGATAGGGGCAGACCAGCCGCGGTGCCGTCACCACCGCGCATCCCTCGACCAGGCGGGTGCCGCGGTGGCGGCAGACGTTGAGGAAGACATGCGCCTGCCCGTCCTTAGCAACGGCTTGCCGAAACCGTCATGCGGCACCGCCATATTGTTCGCCGGGAGCAATGCCGAGGGCGCGATCGCGATCGGCACGTGCGCGAAGATCTGCGCCTGTTCGGCGACGAAGCGATCCGGACTCGTATAGACGCGCGCGTCGACATGGCTGATCGCGCCGCCATCGGGGCTGCCGCCGCGGGCGAGCATAGCGGCCAGCGCAAGCTGGCCCTGGGTGGGCGCGTTCATCCTTCCTCTCCGCTGCTTTTCGGCTAGTGTCGCGCGAACGCGAATAGGGAGCAAGCGATGGCGGGTGAGGCAGTGCTGGAAGAAGGGACGCGGGGCGGATTCGGCGCGACGATGGCGCCCTATCTGAAGCCGCGCCCGCTGGCTGCCTTGCTGCTGGGCATATCGAGCGGATTTCCGCTGGCGCTGTTGCTCGGCACGATGACCTTCTGGCTGGCGAAGGTGGGAATCGACAAGAAGACGATCGGCTTCGCGATCGGGCTGACCACGCCCTACACGCTCAAATTCCTGTGGGCGCCGCTGATCGATCGGGTGAAGTTGCCGGTGCTGACCGGGCTGTTCGGCCAGCGGCGGGCGTGGCTGTTCCTCGTGCAGGCGCTGCTGTTCTGCTCGGTTTGGATGCTGGGGGCGAGCCAGCCCGAGCTGCATCTGGGGCTGTTCGCTTTCTGGGCGATCGTCACCGCCTTCCTGGGCGCGACGCAGGATATCGTCATCGACGCCTATCGGATCGAGATATTGTCCGAGGACGAACTGGCACACGGGACCGCGAACAACCAGTTCGGCTATCGGCTCGGCGCCTTTGCCGCGGGCGTGGGGACGATCGCTATCGCGTCGTCCGAGGGGCTCGGGCTGGGCTGGGCGATGGCCTATGGGCTGACCGGTTTTTGCGTGCTGCCGGGGATGCTAGCGGCGCTTTGGGCCGGGCCTGGGCTGCACGACCGGGTGCTGCAGGACGAGCCGCGGCAATCGCCGGGTCAGTGGCTGCAGAAGACGCTGGTGGGGCCGTTTCGCGAATTTCTCCAGCGGCGCGGGGCGCTGCTGATCCTGCTGTTCGTGCTCGTCTACAAATTGGGCGACGCGATGGGGCAGGCGATGCTCAATCCGATGATCGTCGAGCTGGGCTTTTCGGACACCGAGTTCATCGCGATCAACAAGGTGGTGGGATTCTGGGGGCTGATCGTCGGCGTCGCGCTTTCGGCGCCTTTGCTCGCTTGGCTCGGGATGGGGCGGGCGCTGTTCGTGTCCGGCGTGCTGATGATGGTGAGCAACCTGACCTTCGCGGTGCTGGCCTCGCAGGGCCATTCGAACCTGTGGCTGACGATCGCGGTGGCGACCGAGCAGGTGACCAGTGGGATGGGGCTTTCGATCTTCGTGACCTATCTCTCGGGACTATCGAGTCTAGCCTACACTGCGACGCAATTCGCCTTGCTCTCGTCGCTTGCGGGCGTGGGGCGGACCTGGCTGTCGAGCCCGGCCGGCATTCTCGCCGAGGAACTGGGCTGGGTCGGCTTCTGGGTGATGACCGCCATCGTCGCGCTGCCGGGGATGATCCTGCTGTGGATCTTGTGGCGCAAGGGCTTCGTGGTCGAGAGCGTGCGCAAGGCGCGTGCCGTGCCTGAAGCGGCGCCGGCGTGAAGCGCTGGATCATCGGGGCGGCGATCCTGCTGGTGGCGCTGGCCGCCGGCTGGGCGATCGGATCGCCCTATCTGACGGTGTGGCAGCTCAAGCGGGCCGCCGAGGCGCGCGACGTGGAGGGGATGCTGGCGCATGTCGATCTGCCGGCGGTGCGCGAGAGCCTGAAGATCCAGTTGCGCGAACGGCTGGCGGATGCGCCGAGCGATGATCCGCTCGAGGCGCTCGGCGCGCGGATCGCGGCGCGCTTTGCCGATCCGGTGGTCGACGCGGTCGTGACGCCGGAGGGGATGCGGGCGATCTTCGCGACGGGGGCCGCCGCGAGCACGACCGAGACCCCGGCGTTCGGGCTCAAGGCCGATGCGATGGTGGTGCGGCGGGAGTCGCTCGGTCATTTCCGGCTGGTGCGTCGCGACGGGCGGGGCGGCGAGCTCGGCTTCCGGCTCCGTGGGCTCGGCTGGAAGCTGGTGCGGATCCGCATGCCCGATCGGGACCCGGACCTCCCCTAATCGATCGGCAAAGCGAGATCGGCGAAGGCGTTGGCCACGGCATGCGCGGTGACGGTGACGCCCATCGCCTCGCGCACGCCCAGCAGGTCGGCGAGCAGCAGCGCGGCGGTTTCGGGCTGGGTGCGGACGCGGGCGATCACGTCTAGCAAAGCCGCTTCGGACGCGGTCATGCGCGGGCAGCACCAGGGAGCGATCTGGATCGGGCCGGCGGATTGCGCCGACATTTCGGTCATCAGCGTACGGAGCAAAACCAGCGGGCGCTGGAAGCCCTTGCCGAAGGCGACGAGGAAGGCATGTGCGGCGCTGGCGTCGTTGAGCCCATGCGCGCCCATCTGGCGGACTCCGAACAGGAGCAGGCGCGCGCCGGGATCCTCGGGCTGCCGCGCCGGAAGCAGAGCGGACAGGGGGTTGGTGACGGACATTGGCGACTCCCGCGAAACTGATGCCGCAGTGTCCGCAGTTCGCTATTGCAAGTCAATCGCAATAAGTCGCTAGTCCGGCAGTTCGTCGTTCGCCTGGAGCACCGTGCCGGCGAGATAGAGCGAGCCGAGGATCAGGACGAAGGGCTCCGGACCGCTGTCGGCGGCGATCACTGCGAGCGCTGCAGGCACGTCGGGCGCGGTTCGGCTCGGCAGTCCGACGTCGTTGCCCAGCGCAGCTAGAGCCTCCGGCGCGTGATGGGGGTGATCCGGCACGGGCACCGCCGTCAGCGACGCCGCGAGCGGTGCGAAGCGCGCGATCATCGCCGCCGCGTCCTTATTCTCGAGCATGCCGAGAACGAGGTGGAGCGGCCGCGCGCCGGCAATCGCCGCGATGGCACTGCTCACCGCCTCCGCGGCGTTGGCATTGTGTCCGCCGTCGAGCCAGACAACGCTGCCTTCGGGGAGCAATCGGGTGAGCGGCCCGGCGGAAAGCCGCTGCATCCGCGCCGGCCAGCGCGCGGCGCGGGGGGCCAGTTGGAGCGCGGCGAGGGGGATTTCGACCCGATCCTGGTGGCGGATCATCGCGCTGGCGAGGGCGAGGTTGGCGTTCTGATGCGCGCCGGCGAGGGCGGGGAGGGGGGTGGTAAGCGCGCCTGCCTCGTCTCGATAGGCCAGTCGGTCCTGTTCGCGTGCGAAGGACCAGCGCGCGGGTGCGGCGAACAGCGGGGCGCCGGCGGTCTCCGCGCACTCAGCGATTACCGCATTCACTTCGGGCGAATAATCGAGGACCACGAGCGGGCGGCCGGGCTTGGCGATGCCTGCTTTCTCGCGCGAGATCTTGAGGATCGTGTCGCCGAGGAACGCTTCATGATCGATGCCGAGTTGGGCGATGCCTGTGACCGCGGGATCGGCCAGCACATTGGTGGCGTCGAGCCGGCCGCCTAGGCCGACTTCGATCACGCAGGCATCGGCGGGGGTCCGCGCGAAGGCCAGGAAGGCGGCGGCGGTGGTGACTTCGAAGAAGCTCGCGCCGATATCACCGCCCGCGTCGAGCACTTCGGCGAGGAGAGGGGCGAGATGGTCGTCCTCGATCAGCGCGCCGGCGAGGCGGATGCGTTCGTTGAAGCGGACCAAGTGCGGGCTGGAATAGACGTGGCAGCGGTGGCCGGCGGCCTCGATCGCGGCGCGGAGGAAGGCGCAGGTCGAGCCCTTGCCGTTGGTGCCGGCGACGTGGAACACCGGGGGCAGACGGAGGTGGGGGTTGCCCACCCGGTCGAGCAGCTTGGTGATACGCTCGAGACCTAGGATGTCCGCGCCTGGGGAGAGCAGGGTCAGGCGGTCGAGCTGGCGCTGGACTGCGGGGTCCGTGGAGGAGGCGGAGTCCAATCTAGCCCCTCCCCTGAAGGGGAGGGGCTTATTTTCTCGGATCACGCCGCCGCTCGCGTGTCGCCCAGCAGGCCGATCAGCCGCCCGAGCACGTCGCGCAGGTCCTTGCGGTGCTCGACCATGTCGACCAGGCCGTGGTCGCGATAATATTCGCTGGTCTGGAAATCGTCCGGGAGCTTTTCGCGGATCGTGTTCTCGATCACCCGCCGCCCGGTGAAGGCGAGGGTCGCGCGGGGTTCGGCGATCTGGACGTCGCCGAGCATCGCATAGGCCGCCATGACGCCGCCCGAAGTGGGATCGGTCAGCACGACGATATAGGGGAGCCCTGCATCGTGGAGCATTTCGATGGCGACGGTGGTGCGCGGCATTTGCATCAGGCTGAGAATGCCTTCCTGCATGCGGGCGCCGCCCGATGCCGTGAAGACGATGTAGGGCGCGTTGGCCTCGATCGCGGCTTCGACGCCGGCGATGAAGGCTTCGCCCACTGCCTGGCCCATCGATCCGCCCATGAAGGCGAAATCCTGGACGCCGATCACGGCTCTCTGGCCGTGGATCGTGCCCGAGGCGTTGAGGAAGGCGTCGGGCTCGCCGGTCGCGGTGCGCGCGGCCTTGAGGCGATCGACATAGCGTTTCGAGTCACGGAATTTCAGCGGATCGTCGACGACGCGCGGGCTGCTGAGGACGGTGTAGCTGCCTTCGTCGAACAGATATTGGAAGCGCAGCGCCGGGCCGATCCGCTCGTGGAAATCGCAATGCGTGCAGACGTGGAGATTATCCTCCAACTCCTTGATGAAGACCATCGTCCCGCAGCCCTTGCACTTGTGCCAGAGATTGTCGGGAATGTCCTTGCGCGGCACGAAGGACAGGACGTTGCGGACGCGGCTGATCCAGCTCATGCGGCTTCCTTGCGGGCGGCGTGGATCGCCGTCGAGAGAGAGTGAATATAGGCGCGGACGGGCTCGGGCGCATCGGCGCCGTGGTGGGCGACCAGCTCGACGATCGCCGAGCCGACGACCAGGCCATCGGCGACGCGACCGATCGCGGCGGCCTGCTCGGGGGTGCGCACGCCAAAGCCGACCGCGACGGGGAGATCAGTGGCGGCCTTGAGGCGGGCGACGGCATCCTCGATCGAGGATTGCGCGGCCTGCTGGAGCCCGGTGATCCCGGCGACCGAGACATAATAGAGAAAGCCCGCAGCGCCATCGAGCACCGCCGGAAGCCGCGCGGTGTCGGTCGTGGGAGTCGCGAGGCGGATCGGGGCGATGCCCTTTGCGCGAAGCTCGGGGCCGAGCGCATCGTCCTCCTCGGGCGGGATATCGACGCAGATCACCCCGTCGACGCCCGCGTCGTGCGCCGCGGTCGCGAACCATTCGGCGCCGCGGCGGACCATAGGGTTGGAATAGCCCATGAGGACGAGCGGCACGTCCGGGTGCCGCGCGCGGAAGCCGCGGGCGATGTCGAGCACGTCGGCGGTGCGGGTGCCAGCGCCCAGGCTGCGGATGTTGGCGGCTTGGATCGGCGGGCCGTCGGCCATCGGATCGGTGAAGGGCATGCCAAGCTCGATCACGTCGGCGCCGCCCTCGACCAGCGCATCGAGGATCGGGCCGGTGGCGGCGGGGGTAGGGTCGCCGGCGGTGATGAAGGTCACGAGTGCGGCGCGATCTTGCTCGGCGGCGCGGGCGAAGGTTGCGGAGAGGCGATTCATGCTGCGCGGTCGCCGATATCCGTCACCCCAGCGAAAGCTGGGGTCGCCGTGGGGCGGGGGCCTTGCGCGCCAACCAGGAGATCCCAGCTTTCGCTGGGATGACGAGTGTTGGGGCGGCTCAAATCTCCACTCCCAGCGCGGTCGCCACGGTGAAAATGTCCTTGTCGCCGCGCCCGCACAGGTTCGCCAGGATGATCTGGTCCTGCCGCATTTCCCGTGCCTTCTTCGCCACTGCTGCGATCGCGTGAGAAGGTTCGAGCGCAGGGATGATGCCCTCGGTGCGGCACAGCAATTGGAACGCGTCGAGCGCCTCCACGTCGGTCGCCGAGGTATATTCCACCCGGCCGATGTCGCGCAGCCAGGCATGTTCGGGGCCGATGCCGGGATAATCGAGCCCGGCCGAGATCGAATGGCCTTCGGTGATCTGGCCGTCATCGTCCTGGAGCAGATAGGTCTTGTTGCCGTGGAGGATGCCGGGGGCGCCGCCTGCGAGGCTGGCGGCATGCTCCTTGTCGAGCCCGTGGCCCGCCGCCTCGACGCCGAGCATCGCCACATCGGCATCGTCGAGGAAGGGGTGGAACAGCCCGATCGCGTTCGATCCGCCGCCGATCGCGGCGACGAGCAGGTCGGGAAGGCGGCCGGTGCGCGCGAGCATCTGCGCGCGCGCCTCGATGCCGATCACGCTCTGGAAGTCGCGGACCAGCTCGGGATAAGGGTGCGGGCCGGCGGCGGTGCCGATGATGTAGAAGGTGTCGTGGACGTTGGCGACCCAATCGCGCAGGCCCTCGTTCATCGCATCCTTGAGCGTCGCCGCGCCGGCGGTGACCGGGCGGACCTCGGC encodes:
- the rsmD gene encoding 16S rRNA (guanine(966)-N(2))-methyltransferase RsmD, whose translation is MRIIAGTWRGRPLVSPKGDATRPTADRTREALFSMLTSRLGSFEGLAVADLFAGSGALGLEALSRGAATCLFVEQDKAALDTLKANVAKLGAKGADVRPTSALALGSAIKPLDLILMDPPYGTGAGAVALDKLGRLGWTSPATWISIETAKEEQVDVAGFAIDASRVHGKARITLLRVA
- a CDS encoding pseudouridine synthase, whose protein sequence is MPPSNAKESQRIAKLLARAGIASRREIERMIADGRIALNGVVLDTPATLLTSLEGVTVDGNPVEAPEPARLFRYHKPAGLLTAERDFTGRPTIYDRLPPGLPRVIPVGRLDLGTEGLLLLTTDGELKRELELPSTGVERSYRARAYGHVTQAQLEELMLGVEIEGVRYGSINANIERRTGANLWIEMTLTEGKNREVRRVLEHLGLQVSRLIRTRYGPFYLGDLPIGDVDEIRASDLNTFRTVLSKPGGGKAASNLQFAVRARVVASPAPRPEPVRPGPRREPERSATRAAGAARHSTPRPEAPGGEARFPTRVAPNHSDAPREEVPRRGPLVGKPFGSSGENRFPKRTVVPRQERLARAEAPARRGAGCNAPAEASDAPRPDRKEARFTPRVTPGRADPGRPARSEAIEKPARAARARAHRDTQEPRSGEIGDGPRKLPRTRGPSDGRGKPAKPKRPTRSRK
- a CDS encoding response regulator, whose product is MLFGKKKRLIERLLIVEDEPLVAFDTEHFLTGEGFTIVATVDSVADGLAAVDEAEEIDLVLVDVSLADGSGVEVAEAAHARGIQVLFVTGNFPEEARRLAAGCLAKPYPHRDLLAAILAIEAVIEGNTPKKLPGSFSLFGA
- a CDS encoding SRPBCC family protein; translation: MVEGCAVVTAPRLVCPYHAWTYALDGRLTGLPRADTFPGLDKSEHGLKRLPTHEAGGLIWFSFDESADFGEAETLARDFEAFDLAGQHLFRRRTHDVRANWKLIMDAFLEGYHIQRLHAGTIAPFFKDGVSTADAIGPHQRSAVGREAGHAALSSSDWATLRSAITYTYQMFPGTVLVVSPDYINLMVLMPQAADRVLVEDFMLIPQASATEKALAHWERGWELLDGGAFAGEDFRACELGQQGLASGSLDRLTLGTLERGIRSFHDAVDRALTPRTG
- a CDS encoding AmpG family muropeptide MFS transporter, producing the protein MAGEAVLEEGTRGGFGATMAPYLKPRPLAALLLGISSGFPLALLLGTMTFWLAKVGIDKKTIGFAIGLTTPYTLKFLWAPLIDRVKLPVLTGLFGQRRAWLFLVQALLFCSVWMLGASQPELHLGLFAFWAIVTAFLGATQDIVIDAYRIEILSEDELAHGTANNQFGYRLGAFAAGVGTIAIASSEGLGLGWAMAYGLTGFCVLPGMLAALWAGPGLHDRVLQDEPRQSPGQWLQKTLVGPFREFLQRRGALLILLFVLVYKLGDAMGQAMLNPMIVELGFSDTEFIAINKVVGFWGLIVGVALSAPLLAWLGMGRALFVSGVLMMVSNLTFAVLASQGHSNLWLTIAVATEQVTSGMGLSIFVTYLSGLSSLAYTATQFALLSSLAGVGRTWLSSPAGILAEELGWVGFWVMTAIVALPGMILLWILWRKGFVVESVRKARAVPEAAPA
- a CDS encoding DUF2939 domain-containing protein translates to MKRWIIGAAILLVALAAGWAIGSPYLTVWQLKRAAEARDVEGMLAHVDLPAVRESLKIQLRERLADAPSDDPLEALGARIAARFADPVVDAVVTPEGMRAIFATGAAASTTETPAFGLKADAMVVRRESLGHFRLVRRDGRGGELGFRLRGLGWKLVRIRMPDRDPDLP
- a CDS encoding DUF6628 family protein, encoding MSVTNPLSALLPARQPEDPGARLLLFGVRQMGAHGLNDASAAHAFLVAFGKGFQRPLVLLRTLMTEMSAQSAGPIQIAPWCCPRMTASEAALLDVIARVRTQPETAALLLADLLGVREAMGVTVTAHAVANAFADLALPID
- a CDS encoding bifunctional folylpolyglutamate synthase/dihydrofolate synthase; amino-acid sequence: MDSASSTDPAVQRQLDRLTLLSPGADILGLERITKLLDRVGNPHLRLPPVFHVAGTNGKGSTCAFLRAAIEAAGHRCHVYSSPHLVRFNERIRLAGALIEDDHLAPLLAEVLDAGGDIGASFFEVTTAAAFLAFARTPADACVIEVGLGGRLDATNVLADPAVTGIAQLGIDHEAFLGDTILKISREKAGIAKPGRPLVVLDYSPEVNAVIAECAETAGAPLFAAPARWSFAREQDRLAYRDEAGALTTPLPALAGAHQNANLALASAMIRHQDRVEIPLAALQLAPRAARWPARMQRLSAGPLTRLLPEGSVVWLDGGHNANAAEAVSSAIAAIAGARPLHLVLGMLENKDAAAMIARFAPLAASLTAVPVPDHPHHAPEALAALGNDVGLPSRTAPDVPAALAVIAADSGPEPFVLILGSLYLAGTVLQANDELPD
- the accD gene encoding acetyl-CoA carboxylase, carboxyltransferase subunit beta, whose product is MSWISRVRNVLSFVPRKDIPDNLWHKCKGCGTMVFIKELEDNLHVCTHCDFHERIGPALRFQYLFDEGSYTVLSSPRVVDDPLKFRDSKRYVDRLKAARTATGEPDAFLNASGTIHGQRAVIGVQDFAFMGGSMGQAVGEAFIAGVEAAIEANAPYIVFTASGGARMQEGILSLMQMPRTTVAIEMLHDAGLPYIVVLTDPTSGGVMAAYAMLGDVQIAEPRATLAFTGRRVIENTIREKLPDDFQTSEYYRDHGLVDMVEHRKDLRDVLGRLIGLLGDTRAAA
- the trpA gene encoding tryptophan synthase subunit alpha yields the protein MNRLSATFARAAEQDRAALVTFITAGDPTPAATGPILDALVEGGADVIELGMPFTDPMADGPPIQAANIRSLGAGTRTADVLDIARGFRARHPDVPLVLMGYSNPMVRRGAEWFATAAHDAGVDGVICVDIPPEEDDALGPELRAKGIAPIRLATPTTDTARLPAVLDGAAGFLYYVSVAGITGLQQAAQSSIEDAVARLKAATDLPVAVGFGVRTPEQAAAIGRVADGLVVGSAIVELVAHHGADAPEPVRAYIHSLSTAIHAARKEAA
- the trpB gene encoding tryptophan synthase subunit beta translates to MTPPNSYRAQPDERGHFGQFGGRFVAETLMPLVLDLDREYRAAKADPAFKAEFDDLLEHYVGRPSPLYYAERLTEALRTGAEPGMGAQVWFKRDELNHTGAHKINNCIGQILLAIRMGKTRIIAETGAGQHGVATATVCARFGLPCVIYMGATDVARQQPNVFRMKLLGAEVRPVTAGAATLKDAMNEGLRDWVANVHDTFYIIGTAAGPHPYPELVRDFQSVIGIEARAQMLARTGRLPDLLVAAIGGGSNAIGLFHPFLDDADVAMLGVEAAGHGLDKEHAASLAGGAPGILHGNKTYLLQDDDGQITEGHSISAGLDYPGIGPEHAWLRDIGRVEYTSATDVEALDAFQLLCRTEGIIPALEPSHAIAAVAKKAREMRQDQIILANLCGRGDKDIFTVATALGVEI